A stretch of Equus caballus isolate H_3958 breed thoroughbred chromosome 11, TB-T2T, whole genome shotgun sequence DNA encodes these proteins:
- the ALOX12B gene encoding arachidonate 12-lipoxygenase, 12R-type: MATYKVKVATGTDLLSGTTDSISLTIVGTQGESHKQLLNHFGRDFATGAVDEYTVQCQQDLGELIIIRLHKERYSFFPKNSWYCNYVQISAPNGHTYHFPAYQWMDGYETLALREATGKTRADDKLPILLEHRQEEIRAKQDFYHWRVFLPGLPNYVHIPSYRPPVRRNPNRPEWNGYIPGFPILINIKATKFLNSNLRYSFLKTASFFMRLGPMALGLKLRGLVDCERSWKRLKDIKKVFPSNKSVISEYVAEHWAEDSFFGYQYLNGINPGLLRRCTRIPDKFPVTEDMVAPFLGEGTCLQAELEKGNIYLADYRILEGIPTVELNGQKQHHCAPVCLLHFGPEGNMMPIAIQLSQTPGPDCPIFLPSDSEWDWLLAKTWVRYAEFYCHEAISHLLETHLIAEAFCLAMLRQLPMCHPLYKLLVPHTRYTIQINSIGRALLLNEGGLSARAMSLGLEGFAEVMVRALSETTYDSLYLPNDFVERGVQNLPGYYYRDDSLAVWDALERYVTEIITYYYPCDAAVEGDLELQSWVREIFKECLLGRESSGFPTCLRTVPELIRYVTIVIYTCSAKHAAVNTGQLEFTAWMPNFPSSMRNPPIRAKGLTTLETFMDTLPDVKTTCITLLVFWTLSQEPDDKRRLGHFPDIHFVEEVPRRSMETLRQRLAQISHNIRQRNKCLPIPYYYLDPVLIENSISI, translated from the exons ATGGCCACGTACAAAGTCAAGGTGGCCACTGGTACTGATCTCTTGTCAGGAACGACGGACTCCATCTCCCTGACCATCGTGGGGACCCAAGGAGAGAGCCATAAGCAGCTGCTGAACCACTTTGGGAGAGACTTTGCAACTGGAGCG GTGGATGAGTATACTGTCCAGTGCCAGCAGGACCTCGGGGAGCTCATCATCATCCGTCTGCACAAGGAGCGCTACTCCTTCTTTCCCAAGAACTCCTGGTACTGCAACTACGTGCAGATCTCTGCGCCCAATGGCCACACCTACCACTTCCCTGCCTACCAGTGGATGGATGGCTACGAGACCCTGGCACTCCGGGAGGCTACAG GAAAGACAAGAGCAGACGACAAGCTCCCCATCCTTCTGGAGCACCGACAGGAGGAGATCAGAGCCAAGCAGGACTTCTACCA CTGGAGGGTCTTCCTTCCCGGCCTGCCCAATTACGTGCATATCCCCAGTTACCGCCCTCCTGTACGGAGAAACCCCAACCGGCCTGA GTGGAATGGATATATCCCGGGATTCCCGATTCTCATCAACATTAAGGCCACCAAGTTCCTGAACTCAAATCTCCGCTACTCCTTCCTGAAGACCGCCTCCTTCTTCATGCGCCTGGGGCccat GGCACTGGGGTTGAAACTCCGCGGTCTGGTGGACTGCGAACGGTCGTGGAAGAGACTGAAGGACATTAAGAAAGTTTTCCCTTCCAACAAGTCTGTCATCTCCG AGTACGTGGCCGAGCACTGGGCAGAGGACAGCTTCTTTGGGTACCAGTACCTCAATGGTATCAACCCAGGCCTGCTCCGCCGCTGCACGCGGATCCCAGATAAGTTCCCCGTCACAGAAGACATGGTGGCCCCGTTCCTGGGCGAGGGAACGTGCCTGCAAGCCGAGCTGGAG AAGGGGAACATTTACCTGGCAGACTACCGCATCTTGGAGGGCATCCCCACCGTTGAGCTCAACGGCCAGAAGCAGCACCACTGCGCCCCCGTCTGCCTACTGCACTTTGGCCCGGAAGGGAACATGATGCCCATCGCCATCCAG CTCAGCCAGACCCCAGGGCCCGACTGCCCCATTTTCCTGCCCAGTGACTCAGAGTGGGACTGGCTGCTGGCTAAGACGTGGGTGCGCTATGCCGAGTTCTACTGCCACGAGGCCATCTCCCACCTGCTGGAGACCCACCTCATCGCTGAGGCCTTCTgcctggccatgctgaggcagctacCCATGTGTCACCCCCTCTACAAG CTCCTTGTCCCCCACACCCGATACACCATCCAGATCAACAGCATCGGGCGGGCCCTCCTCCTCAATGAGGGGGGACTCTCTGCCAGG GCCATGTCCCTGGGCCTGGAGGGCTTTGCTGAGGTGATGGTGCGGGCTCTGTCAGAGACCACCTATGACAGTCTCTACCTCCCCAACGACTTTGTGGAGCGTGGGGTTCAGAACCTGCCAGGATACTATTACCGTGATGACTCCTTGGCAGTGTGGGATGCGCTGGAGAG GTACGTGACAGAGATCATCACCTACTATTACCCATGTGACGCGGCCGTGGAGGGTGACCTGGAATTGCAGTCCTGGGTGCGGGAGATATTCAAGGAGTGCCTACTAGGGCGTGAAAGCTCAG GTTTTCCCACGTGCTTGCGAACGGTGCCCGAGCTGATCCGATATGTCACCATTGTCATCTACACCTGCTCTGCCAAGCACGCAGCTGTCAACACAGGGCAG CTGGAGTTCACCGCCTGGATGCCTAACTTCCCGTCATCCATGCGGAACCCCCCGATTCGGGCCAAGGGGCTGACCACTCTGGAGACCTTCATGGACACGTTGCCGGATGTGAAGACCACGTGCATCACCCTACTGGTGTTCTGGACACTCAGCCAGGAACCTGACGACAAG CGGCGCCTGGGCCACTTCCCTGACATCCACTTCGTGGAGGAAGTCCCACGGAGGAGCATGGAGACCCTCCGCCAGCGCCTGGCCCAGATCTCGCACAACATTCGCCAGCGCAACAAGTGCCTCCCCATCCCCTACTACTACCTGGACCCGGTGCTGATTGAGAACAGCATTTCCATCTAG
- the ALOXE3 gene encoding hydroperoxide isomerase ALOXE3 isoform X1, giving the protein MAVYRVSVTTGPYLMAGTLDNISITLVGTCGESPKQLLDHLGRDFTRGSVQKYKVRCSAELGELLLLRLHKERYAFFPKDSWYCSYICVTAHDGTLSHFPCYQWIEGYCTIELRPGTARTVCQDSLPLLLDHRKREIQARQECYRWKVYAPGFPGIVDVRSFEEMESNKKFALTKTAPCADQGDSSGNRYLPGFPMKIDIPSLLHVEPNIRYSATKTTSLLFNAIPASLGMKLRGLLDRKGSWKKLDDIRNIFWCHKTFTSEYVTEHWHEDHFFGYQYLNGVNPVMLHCLSSLPRKLPVTNDMVAPLLGSATCLQTELERGNIFLADYWILAEVPVHCLNGSQQYVAAPLCLLWLNPQGALVPLAIQLSQTPGPNSPIFLPTDSDWDWMVAKTWVRNSEFLVHENNTHFLCTHLLCEAFAIATLRQLPLCHPIYKLLLPHTRYTLQVNITARAALLNPEGFADQVTSIGRQGLLYLMSTGLAHFTYTNFCLPDSLRARGVLAIPNYHYRDDGLKIWAAIESFVSEIVSYYYPSDASVQQDSELQAWVGEIFAQAFLGRESSGFPRQLCTLGELVKFLTAIIFNCSAQHAAVNSGQHDFGAWMPNAPSSMRQPPPQTKGTTTLKSYLDTLPEVNITCKNLLLFFLVSQEPNDKRPLGTYPDEHFTEEAPRRSIAAFQRRLAEISRDIQERNRGLALPYTYLDPPLIENSVSI; this is encoded by the exons aTGGCCGTGTACCGCGTCTCTGTGACCACTGGTCCCTACCTGATGGCCGGCACGCTGGACAACATCTCCATCACACTCGTGGGCACGTGTGGTGAGAGCCCCAAGCAGCTGCTGGATCATCTGGGCAGGGACTTCACCCGTGGATCG GTGCAGAAGTACAAGGTGCGCTGCTCAGCGGAGTTGGGTGAGCTCTTGCTGTTGCGTCTACACAAAGAACGCTATGCTTTCTTCCCCAAAGACTCCTGGTACTGCAGCTACATCTGTGTCACTGCCCATGATGGTACCCTTTCTCACTTCCCCTGCTATCAATGGATTGAGGGCTACTGCACCATAGAGCTGCGACCAGGAACAG CAAGAACTGTTTGTCAGgactcccttcctctccttctggatCACAGGAAACGGGAAATCCAGGCCCGACAGGAATGCTACCG CTGGAAAGTCTATGCTCCTGGCTTCCCTGGCATTGTGGATGTCCGCAGCTTTGAGGAGATGGAGTCAAACAAGAAATTTGCCTTGACCAAGACGGCACCTTGTGCAGACCAGGGTGACAG CAGTGGGAATCGGTACCTGCCTGGCTTCCCTATGAAAATTGACATCCCATCCCTGCTGCACGTGGAGCCCAATATTCGCTACTCGGCCACCAAGACAACCTCGCTGCTCTTCAACGCCATCCCTGC GTCCTTGGGCATGAAGCTTCGAGGGCTGCTGGACCGCAAGGGCTCCTGGAAGAAGCTGGATGACATCCGGAATATCTTCTGGTGCCACAAGACCTTCACTTCGG AGTACGTCACAGAGCACTGGCATGAAGACCACTTCTTTGGGTACCAGTACCTGAATGGTGTCAATCCTGTCATGCTCCATTGCCTCTCCAGCTTGCCCAGAAAGCTGCCTGTCACCAATGACATGGTGGCTCCCTTGCTGGGATCAGCCACCTGCCTGCAGACAGAGCTAGAG AGGGGGAACATCTTCCTAGCCGACTACTGGATCCTAGCGGAGGTCCCCGTCCACTGCCTAAACGGCAGCCAGCAGTACGTGGCCGCCCCGCTCTGTCTGCTGTGGCTCAATCCCCAGGGGGCGCTGGTACCCTTGGCCATCCAG CTCAGCCAGACCCCCGGGCCCAACAGCCCCATCTTTCTGCCCACTGACTCCGACTGGGACTGGATGGTGGCCAAGACTTGGGTACGCAACTCTGAGTTCCTGGTGCACGAGAACAACACGCACTTTTTGTGCACGCATTTGCTGTGCGAGGCCTTCGCCATCGCCACGCTGCGTCAGCTGCCGCTCTGCCATCCCATCTACAAG ctcctgcttccccacaCTCGCTACACGCTGCAAGTGAACATCACCGCAAGGGCCGCGCTGCTCAACCCCGAGGGCTTTGCGGACCAG GTCACGTCCATCGGGCGGCAAGGCCTCCTCTACCTCATGAGCACCGGTCTGGCCCACTTCACCTACACCAATTTCTGCCTTCCGGACAGCCTGCGGGCCCGTGGCGTCCTGGCCATCCCCAACTACCATTACCGAGACGACGGCCTAAAGATCTGGGCCGCCATCGAGAG CTTTGTCTCAGAAATCGTGAGCTACTATTATCCCAGTGATGCATCTGTGCAGCAGGATTCGGAGCTGCAGGCCTGGGTTGGCGAGATTTTTGCTCAGGCATTTCTGGGCCGAGAAAGCTCAG GCTTCCCACGCCAGCTGTGCACCCTGGGAGAGCTGGTGAAGTTCCTCACTGCAATCATCTTCAACTGCTCCGCCCAGCACGCTGCTGTCAACAGTGGGCAG catgactttggAGCCTGGATGCCCAATGCCCCATCATCCATGAgacagcccccaccccagaccaaggGGACGACCACCCTGAAGAGTTACCTAGACACCCTCCCAGAAGTGAACATCACCTGTAAAaatcttctcctcttcttcttggTCAGCCAAGAACCCAACGACAAG CGTCCCCTGGGCACCTATCCAGATGAGCACTTCACCGAGGAGGCCCCACGGCGCAGCATCGCCGCCTTCCAGAGACGCCTGGCCGAGATCTCACGAGACATCCAGGAACGGAACCGGGGCCTGGCGCTGCCATACACCTACCTAGACCCTCCCCTCATCGAGAACAGTGTCTCCATCTAA
- the ALOXE3 gene encoding hydroperoxide isomerase ALOXE3 isoform X2, protein MAVYRVSVTTGPYLMAGTLDNISITLVGTCGESPKQLLDHLGRDFTRGSVQKYKVRCSAELGELLLLRLHKERYAFFPKDSWYCSYICVTAHDGTLSHFPCYQWIEGYCTIELRPGTARTVCQDSLPLLLDHRKREIQARQECYRWKVYAPGFPGIVDVRSFEEMESNKKFALTKTAPCADQGDSSGNRYLPGFPMKIDIPSLLHVEPNIRYSATKTTSLLFNAIPASLGMKLRGLLDRKGSWKKLDDIRNIFWCHKTFTSEYVTEHWHEDHFFGYQYLNGVNPVMLHCLSSLPRKLPVTNDMVAPLLGSATCLQTELERGNIFLADYWILAEVPVHCLNGSQQYVAAPLCLLWLNPQGALVPLAIQLSQTPGPNSPIFLPTDSDWDWMVAKTWVRNSEFLVHENNTHFLCTHLLCEAFAIATLRQLPLCHPIYKLLLPHTRYTLQVNITARAALLNPEGFADQVTSIGRQGLLYLMSTGLAHFTYTNFCLPDSLRARGVLAIPNYHYRDDGLKIWAAIESFVSEIVSYYYPSDASVQQDSELQAWVGEIFAQAFLGRESSAASRLGNLPILYSLKDFRFWLSHCHPWDLHMKTTSHHYRMTSGLTRVIYPIAILHGLLPWCHCNIWCILWALDHVAEASVSGCSGRKGKAQSGTNVHPLVPPALARGGRLSLPGTSLSRDVGFS, encoded by the exons aTGGCCGTGTACCGCGTCTCTGTGACCACTGGTCCCTACCTGATGGCCGGCACGCTGGACAACATCTCCATCACACTCGTGGGCACGTGTGGTGAGAGCCCCAAGCAGCTGCTGGATCATCTGGGCAGGGACTTCACCCGTGGATCG GTGCAGAAGTACAAGGTGCGCTGCTCAGCGGAGTTGGGTGAGCTCTTGCTGTTGCGTCTACACAAAGAACGCTATGCTTTCTTCCCCAAAGACTCCTGGTACTGCAGCTACATCTGTGTCACTGCCCATGATGGTACCCTTTCTCACTTCCCCTGCTATCAATGGATTGAGGGCTACTGCACCATAGAGCTGCGACCAGGAACAG CAAGAACTGTTTGTCAGgactcccttcctctccttctggatCACAGGAAACGGGAAATCCAGGCCCGACAGGAATGCTACCG CTGGAAAGTCTATGCTCCTGGCTTCCCTGGCATTGTGGATGTCCGCAGCTTTGAGGAGATGGAGTCAAACAAGAAATTTGCCTTGACCAAGACGGCACCTTGTGCAGACCAGGGTGACAG CAGTGGGAATCGGTACCTGCCTGGCTTCCCTATGAAAATTGACATCCCATCCCTGCTGCACGTGGAGCCCAATATTCGCTACTCGGCCACCAAGACAACCTCGCTGCTCTTCAACGCCATCCCTGC GTCCTTGGGCATGAAGCTTCGAGGGCTGCTGGACCGCAAGGGCTCCTGGAAGAAGCTGGATGACATCCGGAATATCTTCTGGTGCCACAAGACCTTCACTTCGG AGTACGTCACAGAGCACTGGCATGAAGACCACTTCTTTGGGTACCAGTACCTGAATGGTGTCAATCCTGTCATGCTCCATTGCCTCTCCAGCTTGCCCAGAAAGCTGCCTGTCACCAATGACATGGTGGCTCCCTTGCTGGGATCAGCCACCTGCCTGCAGACAGAGCTAGAG AGGGGGAACATCTTCCTAGCCGACTACTGGATCCTAGCGGAGGTCCCCGTCCACTGCCTAAACGGCAGCCAGCAGTACGTGGCCGCCCCGCTCTGTCTGCTGTGGCTCAATCCCCAGGGGGCGCTGGTACCCTTGGCCATCCAG CTCAGCCAGACCCCCGGGCCCAACAGCCCCATCTTTCTGCCCACTGACTCCGACTGGGACTGGATGGTGGCCAAGACTTGGGTACGCAACTCTGAGTTCCTGGTGCACGAGAACAACACGCACTTTTTGTGCACGCATTTGCTGTGCGAGGCCTTCGCCATCGCCACGCTGCGTCAGCTGCCGCTCTGCCATCCCATCTACAAG ctcctgcttccccacaCTCGCTACACGCTGCAAGTGAACATCACCGCAAGGGCCGCGCTGCTCAACCCCGAGGGCTTTGCGGACCAG GTCACGTCCATCGGGCGGCAAGGCCTCCTCTACCTCATGAGCACCGGTCTGGCCCACTTCACCTACACCAATTTCTGCCTTCCGGACAGCCTGCGGGCCCGTGGCGTCCTGGCCATCCCCAACTACCATTACCGAGACGACGGCCTAAAGATCTGGGCCGCCATCGAGAG CTTTGTCTCAGAAATCGTGAGCTACTATTATCCCAGTGATGCATCTGTGCAGCAGGATTCGGAGCTGCAGGCCTGGGTTGGCGAGATTTTTGCTCAGGCATTTCTGGGCCGAGAAAGCTCAG CTGCTTCCAGACTTGGAAATCTCCCCATTCTCTATTCCCTGAAGGACTTTCGTTTTTGGCTGTCTCATTGTCACCCTTGGGACCTGCACATGAAAACTACAAGTCATCACTATAGAATGACTTCTGGCCTCACTCGGGTTATATACCCTATTGCTATTCTTCATGGCCTACTTCCCTGGTGCCACTGTAATATATGGTGTATACTCTGGGCACTGGACCATGTAGCAGAGGCCTCTGTGtctgggtgtagtggaagaaaaggaaaagctcaAAGTGGCACAAATGTCCATCCTCTggttcccccagccctggcccgaGGTGGAAGACTCTCACTGCCTGGGACATCTCTCAGCAGGGATGTGGGTTTCAGCTGA